One stretch of Hevea brasiliensis isolate MT/VB/25A 57/8 chromosome 12, ASM3005281v1, whole genome shotgun sequence DNA includes these proteins:
- the LOC110651191 gene encoding probable carboxylesterase 18, which produces MADNNQQWPDLPWNIKLFLSILSFVVDINRCCDRTVNSFLMSFFDLRTFPSKKPINGGVKTSDIAVERTKILWFRLYIPTANNTTPSAASNGAGLHVIFFFHDGGFTYFAPDSKFYDDFCYRLAGEFSAFIISVNYRLAPEHRCPTQYEDSFHILKFIESTQIKGFSNQANLKHCFLLGDSAGGKLAHHVALKASEHEFSRIELIGNILNQPFFGGEERTESELRLTRAPFISMELTDWIWRAFLPKGDNRDHQTVNVFGPNSIDISKFKFPKTIIFVGGYDPLQDWVRSYYEGLRKSTKEVYFVEYPNAMHTFYLFPELPECSSVIKAMRDFMQSNHQGWPTIQFLSTSIGLNWNQAKSV; this is translated from the coding sequence ATGGCTGACAACAACCAACAATGGCCGGACCTCCCATGGAATATTAAGCTCTTCTTATCCATTCTCTCCTTTGTCGTTGATATCAACCGTTGTTGTGATCGCACTGTCAACAGTTTTCTCATGAGCTTCTTCGACCTTAGAACCTTTCCCTCCAAGAAACCAATCAATGGGGGTGTAAAAACCAGTGACATCGCAGTTGAGAGGACCAAAATCCTCTGGTTCCGCCTCTATATCCCTACCGCCAACAACACGACCCCAAGTGCAGCTTCTAATGGAGCTGGCTTGCATGTTATTTTCTTCTTCCATGATGGTGGCTTTACCTACTTTGCACCCGATTCAAAATTTTACGACGACTTTTGCTATCGACTTGCTGGCGAATTCTCTGCTTTTATTATCTCCGTCAACTATCGACTGGCTCCAGAGCATCGTTGCCCAACCCAATACGAAGATAGTTTTCATATTCTCAAATTCATTGAGAGCACGCAAATTAAAGGCTTTTCAAACCAAGCCAATCTCAAACACTGTTTTCTCTTAGGAGACAGTGCAGGAGGCAAGTTGGCGCATCATGTGGCGCTAAAAGCAAGTGAACATGAATTTTCTAGGATAGAACTCATTGGAAACATATTGAACCAACCATTTTTTGGAGGAGAAGAACGAACAGAATCTGAGTTGAGACTCACACGAGCTCCATTTATTTCGATGGAGCTTACAGATTGGATATGGAGGGCATTCTTGCCCAAGGGTGACAACCGAGACCATCAGACGGTGAATGTTTTCGGGCCCAATTCGATTGACATTTCCAAATTCAAGTTTCCGAAAACAATTATTTTCGTGGGAGGATATGATCCTTTGCAAGATTGGGTGAGAAGTTACTATGAAGGGTTGAGGAAATCCACAAAAGAAGTGTATTTTGTGGAGTATCCTAATGCAATGCACACATTTTATCTTTTTCCTGAGCTGCCTGAGTGTTCTTCAGTGATAAAGGCAATGAGAGATTTTATGCAGAGCAATCATCAGGGGTGGCCAACGATCCAGTTCCTGTCCACTTCCATCGGTTTGAACTGGAACCAGGCCAAATCGGTATGA
- the LOC110651187 gene encoding probable carboxylesterase 18 — protein MAENNQQWPDLPWNAKLFLFFLSFAFNISRRSDGTVNRFLMSFFDLRTSPSKKPINGGVKTSDIVVEKKKNLWFRLYIPTTANTTPCAASNGAGLPVIFFFHGGGFSYFAPNSKFYDDFCYRLAGELSAFIISVNYRLAPEHRCPTQYEDGFHVLKFIDCTQIEGFSSQANLKHCFLAGDSAGGNLAHHVALKASEHEFSRIELIGNILIQPFFGGEERTESELRLTRAPLITTELTDWMWKTFLPKGDNRDHRTVNVFGPNSIDISKFKFPKTIIFVGGYDPLQDWERRYYEGLRKSTKEVYLVEYPNAMHTFYFFPELPECSSMLKAIRDFMQKQSIGLATDPVPVNFRRFELKPDQNGLI, from the coding sequence ATGGCTGAAAACAACCAACAATGGCCGGACCTCCCATGGAATGCTAAGCTCTTCTTATTTTTTCTTTCCTTCGCCTTTAATATCAGCCGTCGTTCTGATGGCACCGTCAACcgttttcttatgagcttcttcgACCTTAGAACCTCTCCCTCCAAGAAACCAATCAATGGTGGTGTAAAAACCAGTGATATAGTAGTTGAGAAGAAAAAAAACCTCTGGTTCCGCCTTTATATCCCTACCACCGCCAACACAACCCCATGTGCAGCTTCTAATGGTGCTGGTTTGCCAGTTATTTTCTTCTTCCATGGTGGTGGCTTTTCCTACTTTGCACCCAATTCAAAATTTTACGACGACTTTTGCTATCGACTTGCTGGTGAACTCTCTGCTTTTATTATCTCCGTCAACTATCGACTAGCTCCAGAGCATCGTTGTCCAACCCAATACGAAGATGGTTTTCATGTTCTCAAATTCATTGACTGCACACAAATTGAAGGTTTTTCAAGCCAAGCGAATCTCAAACACTGTTTTCTCGCAGGAGATAGTGCAGGAGGCAACTTGGCGCATCATGTGGCACTTAAAGCAAGTGAACATGAATTTTCTAGGATAGAACTGATTGGAAACATATTGATCCAACCATTTTTTGGAGGAGAAGAACGAACAGAATCTGAGTTGAGGCTCACACGAGCTCCACTTATTACGACGGAACTTACAGATTGGATGTGGAAGACATTCTTGCCAAAGGGTGACAACCGAGACCATCGGACGGTGAATGTTTTCGGGCCCAATTCGATTGACATTTCCAAATTCAAGTTTCCGAAAACAATTATTTTCGTGGGAGGATATGATCCTTTGCAAGATTGGGAGAGAAGGTACTATGAAGGGTTGAGGAAATCCACAAAAGAAGTGTATTTGGTGGAGTATCCTAATGCAATGCacacattttatttttttcctgAGCTGCCTGAGTGCTCTTCAATGCTAAAGGCAATAAGAGATTTTATGCAGAAGCAATCAATAGGGTTGGCCACCGATCCAGTTCCTGTCAACTTTCGTCGGTTTGAACTGAAACCAGACCAGAACGGTCTGATTTGA